Proteins from a single region of Catenulispora sp. EB89:
- a CDS encoding protein kinase, with amino-acid sequence MWGTGTVLAGRYRLVSRISGGSMGDVWRAEDVVLAREVAVKLLLPALVGARGFAQRFRTEARVMAAIRHPGVLKVYDYGEAAPPSGEHPDGLPAYLVMELLEGRDLASLIEEQGALPLATALDYTAQAAAALQAAHERGIVHRDVKPSNLIVRSEGGIALGDFGIAREGEGSGLTATDTVLGTAPYLAPEQISQGAVTPLSDLYSLGVVAYQCLTGELPFDRGSSAAILYAHVHEPPPPLPDSIPADVRELVGRALAKDPARRWADAGEMARAARACADAAAAAASTALSGSVDGDSDADEESEEPEEPEGYVAWTSAYRREVPETPAVEQDPSADPRGSQDDDEESPRESEAAAKQPSTPRPDRSTRRPAPVFAVVAAVVAIAVAVAVSVGTGGSKAKGTTTVADAGVTTSAATSSGVLVSDGSLPSPAATPGRTSASGSAGPSSSGTPAGVPSGPQPTGTASGKTAPTNPPSSSRRAAPSGSRPSGPTAGSTSTSTGAPPPPTGNPPASNSSPPGTPATSNAPATLPSHPAHMMTNVGDGLSVDVTGEDAGDGSKIVAWDQHTTNSGQYWQVQQYRGPNGSQAWAFLTYLNTYQVMTMDPSSHGVIMQHCGSPCANNQVWWYAASSINGAVYIHNGYFDACLTDNGRDAQLTVEPCTTGNRAQLWETP; translated from the coding sequence ATGTGGGGAACCGGAACTGTGCTTGCCGGACGCTACCGGCTCGTCAGCCGCATCAGCGGCGGCTCGATGGGCGACGTGTGGCGTGCCGAGGACGTCGTGCTGGCGCGAGAGGTCGCGGTGAAGCTGTTGTTGCCCGCGCTGGTCGGAGCGCGCGGGTTCGCGCAGCGGTTCCGCACCGAGGCGCGGGTGATGGCCGCCATCCGGCACCCCGGAGTGCTCAAGGTCTACGACTACGGCGAGGCCGCGCCGCCGTCCGGGGAACACCCGGACGGGCTCCCGGCCTACCTGGTGATGGAACTCCTCGAAGGCCGCGACCTCGCGAGCCTGATCGAGGAACAGGGCGCGCTGCCGTTGGCGACCGCGCTGGACTACACGGCGCAGGCCGCTGCGGCGTTGCAAGCCGCGCACGAGCGCGGGATCGTGCACCGGGACGTCAAGCCGTCGAACCTGATCGTGCGCTCCGAAGGCGGGATCGCGCTGGGCGACTTCGGGATCGCCCGCGAGGGCGAGGGCAGCGGCCTCACCGCCACCGACACGGTGCTCGGGACGGCGCCGTACCTGGCGCCCGAGCAGATATCGCAGGGCGCTGTCACCCCGTTGTCCGACCTGTACTCCCTCGGCGTCGTGGCCTACCAGTGTCTGACCGGGGAGCTGCCGTTCGACCGGGGATCCTCGGCCGCCATCCTCTACGCGCACGTCCACGAGCCTCCGCCGCCCTTGCCGGACTCGATTCCGGCCGACGTGCGGGAGCTGGTCGGGCGCGCGCTGGCGAAGGATCCGGCGCGGCGCTGGGCGGACGCGGGGGAGATGGCGCGGGCCGCCCGGGCATGCGCCGACGCGGCAGCTGCGGCGGCCTCCACCGCGCTGTCTGGGTCTGTTGATGGTGATTCTGATGCTGACGAAGAGTCCGAGGAACCCGAAGAACCCGAGGGGTACGTCGCGTGGACGTCGGCTTATCGGCGCGAGGTGCCCGAGACACCGGCCGTCGAGCAGGACCCGAGTGCTGATCCGCGGGGCTCGCAGGACGACGACGAAGAATCGCCGCGTGAATCCGAAGCGGCCGCGAAGCAGCCTTCGACCCCGCGCCCCGACCGGTCGACCCGCCGCCCCGCGCCGGTGTTCGCGGTCGTGGCCGCGGTCGTGGCGATCGCCGTGGCGGTCGCGGTGAGTGTCGGCACTGGTGGATCCAAGGCCAAGGGCACCACCACCGTCGCCGACGCCGGCGTGACGACTTCGGCCGCCACCTCCTCGGGCGTGCTCGTCTCCGACGGCTCGCTCCCGTCTCCGGCCGCCACGCCCGGCCGGACCTCCGCGTCCGGCTCGGCGGGCCCGTCGAGCTCCGGCACTCCCGCCGGCGTCCCCAGCGGTCCACAACCGACCGGCACCGCCTCCGGGAAGACCGCGCCGACGAACCCTCCGTCCTCCTCCCGGCGCGCCGCTCCCAGCGGATCACGGCCGTCGGGGCCCACGGCCGGTTCCACTTCCACCAGTACCGGAGCCCCGCCGCCCCCGACCGGCAACCCGCCGGCGTCCAACTCCTCGCCGCCGGGTACGCCGGCGACGAGCAACGCGCCGGCGACGCTGCCGTCGCACCCGGCCCACATGATGACCAACGTCGGCGACGGCCTGTCCGTGGACGTGACCGGCGAGGACGCCGGCGACGGCAGCAAGATCGTCGCGTGGGACCAGCACACCACCAACAGCGGCCAGTACTGGCAGGTGCAGCAGTACCGGGGGCCCAACGGCAGCCAGGCGTGGGCGTTCTTGACCTACCTGAACACCTACCAGGTCATGACCATGGACCCGTCCTCACACGGCGTGATCATGCAGCACTGCGGCAGCCCTTGCGCGAACAACCAGGTGTGGTGGTACGCCGCGTCGAGCATCAACGGCGCCGTCTACATCCACAACGGCTACTTCGACGCCTGTCTGACCGACAACGGCCGCGACGCGCAGCTCACCGTCGAACCCTGCACCACCGGGAACCGGGCACAGCTCTGGGAGACACCCTGA
- a CDS encoding BTAD domain-containing putative transcriptional regulator: MVLASLLLDLGDAVPVADLVGALWGPEPPRNALGTVRTYISRLRKVIVAATDSDPIRTVGDTYLVDASACSTDVQDVHRTMRRVRQARAAGEPAEAEDLCRRALALWHGTPLLGLPGSVFAAQRARLAELRVALASEHSDALLALGRHAEAVLELKPLVAEFPLHEALRGSFMLALHGSGHSAEALAGFEDLLQRLDDGLGLVPGPEIQAIHDRIREQTVSRAHGDVLAATAATAATAGSTSAAHGPDVPAQLPAALPDFTGRVSQAAELRAALLADSGAALPVAALAGMGGVGKTTLALYVAHSVSDRFSDGRLYADLRGADGVPADPQAVLRGFLTALGVASEDVPDGLPERSALFRTLTTDRRILVLLDNAADAAQVGPLLPGSSTCAALITCRARLVGLPAVHTVDLKVMPPAEAGQLLRRIVGAARADAEPEALAQLADACGHLPLALRIVGTRLATRMVWTLADMVARLGDERRALAALRTGDLSVPACFAIGYQQLGTETARAFRLLAALDLPELSAEFAAAALGLAELPAEDVLEALVDAALLETPRPGRYRYHDLVRVYARSVAAGDPDGVSAALTGVLDHGYASGHVQRRLGDPDSKFLDAFPAPRAAGTDFADFGEARRWMAEEVRGLTLLARQAGGGTDDQLRTAVLVMAVLDHGEEAGDLLSLEVDVIGGLRREAAARGDERTGRIAGMLHVHNRYIARDLPEALDASLPLIEQCRAAGEDVLVGWLAHIAGTSAHHLGRRDVAEAMLRLCRDTGIALDDTSLVSTATKWLIFTTAMSPGGEITAETLRLAQSAFDLDQRAGNRLNLMGAWHMLARVHDALADVAEADHAYRRTIELTVEFGHREREVVARRELAAQLHRLERREEAVEQIQRALAVAEDAHLASEESRLREMLDEVLAAQIAAD; this comes from the coding sequence ATGGTGCTCGCCTCGCTGTTGCTCGACCTGGGCGACGCGGTGCCGGTGGCCGATCTGGTCGGCGCGCTGTGGGGACCGGAGCCGCCGCGGAACGCCTTGGGCACCGTACGCACCTATATATCCCGCTTGCGCAAGGTCATCGTCGCGGCGACGGACAGCGATCCGATCCGCACCGTCGGCGACACGTATCTGGTGGACGCGTCCGCGTGCTCGACCGATGTGCAGGACGTTCACAGGACGATGCGGCGCGTCCGGCAGGCGCGCGCGGCCGGCGAGCCGGCCGAGGCGGAGGACCTGTGTCGCCGGGCGCTCGCGCTGTGGCACGGAACGCCGCTGCTCGGCCTGCCCGGCTCGGTGTTCGCCGCGCAGCGGGCACGGTTGGCCGAGCTGCGGGTGGCGCTGGCCTCGGAACACAGCGACGCGCTGTTGGCCCTGGGCCGACACGCCGAGGCGGTCCTGGAGCTGAAGCCGCTGGTGGCCGAGTTTCCCCTGCACGAGGCGCTGCGCGGGTCCTTCATGCTCGCGTTGCACGGCAGCGGTCACAGCGCCGAAGCCCTGGCCGGCTTCGAAGACCTCCTCCAGCGTTTGGACGACGGGCTCGGTCTGGTCCCCGGCCCGGAGATCCAGGCGATCCACGATCGGATCCGAGAGCAGACCGTCAGCAGGGCCCACGGCGATGTTCTGGCCGCTACAGCCGCTACAGCCGCTACAGCCGGTTCGACGTCGGCGGCCCATGGCCCGGATGTGCCGGCGCAACTACCCGCCGCGCTTCCCGACTTCACAGGCCGGGTCAGCCAGGCTGCCGAGCTGCGGGCGGCGCTGCTGGCCGACTCCGGGGCCGCGTTGCCCGTCGCGGCGTTGGCCGGCATGGGCGGCGTCGGCAAGACCACGCTGGCCCTGTACGTCGCGCACTCGGTCTCGGACCGTTTCTCCGATGGCCGGCTGTACGCGGATCTGCGCGGCGCCGACGGCGTACCGGCCGATCCGCAGGCGGTGCTGCGGGGGTTCCTGACCGCGCTCGGTGTGGCCTCGGAGGACGTCCCGGACGGACTGCCCGAACGCTCCGCGTTGTTCCGCACGCTCACCACCGATCGCAGGATCCTGGTTCTGCTGGACAACGCCGCCGACGCCGCACAGGTCGGCCCGCTGCTGCCGGGCTCCTCGACGTGCGCCGCGCTCATCACCTGCCGGGCCCGGCTCGTCGGGCTGCCCGCCGTCCACACCGTCGACCTGAAGGTGATGCCTCCGGCGGAGGCGGGGCAGCTGCTGCGGCGCATCGTGGGTGCCGCCCGCGCCGACGCCGAGCCGGAAGCCCTCGCCCAGCTCGCCGACGCCTGTGGCCATCTGCCTCTGGCGCTGCGGATCGTCGGTACCCGCCTGGCCACCCGGATGGTCTGGACCCTGGCTGACATGGTGGCCAGACTCGGCGACGAACGCCGCGCGCTCGCCGCGCTGCGCACCGGTGACCTGTCCGTCCCGGCGTGTTTTGCGATCGGGTACCAACAGCTGGGGACCGAGACGGCTCGGGCTTTCCGGCTGCTGGCCGCCCTGGACCTGCCCGAACTGAGCGCGGAGTTCGCCGCCGCCGCACTCGGCCTGGCCGAGCTGCCGGCCGAGGACGTGCTGGAGGCGCTGGTCGACGCGGCTCTTCTGGAGACGCCGAGGCCCGGCCGCTATCGGTACCACGACCTGGTGCGGGTCTACGCGCGCTCGGTGGCCGCCGGCGATCCGGACGGTGTGTCCGCGGCTCTCACCGGCGTCCTGGACCACGGATACGCGAGCGGCCATGTCCAACGCCGACTCGGTGATCCCGACAGCAAGTTCCTGGACGCTTTTCCCGCGCCGCGCGCCGCCGGCACGGACTTCGCCGATTTCGGGGAGGCCCGGCGCTGGATGGCCGAGGAAGTACGAGGTCTGACCCTCCTGGCGCGGCAAGCCGGCGGCGGGACCGACGACCAGTTGCGGACCGCCGTGCTGGTGATGGCCGTGCTGGACCACGGTGAGGAAGCCGGGGACTTGCTTTCGCTGGAAGTGGACGTCATCGGCGGCCTGCGTCGGGAAGCCGCTGCGCGCGGCGACGAGCGGACCGGCCGCATCGCGGGGATGCTCCACGTCCACAACCGATACATCGCCCGCGATCTTCCTGAGGCGCTGGACGCCAGCCTTCCGCTGATCGAGCAGTGCCGGGCGGCCGGCGAGGACGTCCTCGTGGGCTGGCTCGCCCACATCGCCGGAACCAGTGCGCACCATCTCGGGCGGCGCGACGTGGCCGAGGCCATGCTGCGCCTGTGCCGCGACACCGGGATCGCCCTGGACGACACCAGCCTGGTCAGCACGGCCACCAAGTGGCTGATCTTCACCACCGCGATGAGCCCCGGCGGCGAGATCACCGCCGAGACGCTGCGGCTCGCGCAGAGCGCGTTCGACCTCGACCAGCGCGCGGGCAACCGTCTCAACCTCATGGGCGCCTGGCACATGCTTGCCCGCGTCCACGACGCCCTCGCAGACGTGGCCGAGGCCGATCACGCCTACCGCCGGACGATCGAGCTGACCGTCGAGTTCGGGCACCGGGAACGTGAGGTCGTGGCACGGCGCGAGCTGGCGGCCCAGCTGCACCGCCTCGAACGTCGCGAGGAAGCCGTCGAGCAGATACAGCGGGCCCTGGCTGTCGCCGAGGACGCGCATCTGGCGAGCGAGGAGTCCCGGCTACGCGAAATGCTCGACGAGGTTCTGGCCGCTCAGATCGCTGCCGACTGA
- a CDS encoding FAD-binding oxidoreductase, whose amino-acid sequence MHILHPGDAGFDAELSVYNLGVAHHPKAVVLPRDSAEVAEAVRWAVSLNLPVAVQTTGHGIGVPADDAVLLTMRRMSGVRIDPGRRTAWFEGGTRWRDVIAAAADFGLAPLCGTAPDVGAVGYHVGGGLPVLARTFGYAADHVRAFDLITADGVRRRVTPENEPDLFWAVRGGKSNLGVVTAMEIDLFPITSVYAGRLVFPGAVSATVFRAWHDWSRQMPEAMNSTVSFVRFPDNEKMPPEKRGQYLFNVVVVWNGDPETGAAALRPLRDMGPTVDTVAELPYARIGEVYADPTEPAAYVDASGLIADLDDSAVERVLTVAGPDALEPPFALQIRRLGGALERRPATGGAIGHRTASDAVIAFGVAPEREAVPAVRARLDASLAVLKPSLTGGTLPNFLGTADTAPDAVRTAYEEDDFARLVTVKRAFDPGNVFRINHNIPAWANAGGTDADQSAAI is encoded by the coding sequence ATGCACATCTTGCACCCCGGTGACGCCGGATTCGACGCCGAGCTCTCCGTCTACAACCTGGGCGTGGCCCACCATCCGAAGGCGGTGGTCTTGCCGCGGGACAGTGCCGAGGTCGCCGAGGCGGTCCGGTGGGCCGTTTCGCTCAACCTGCCGGTCGCCGTCCAGACCACCGGACACGGCATCGGCGTGCCCGCGGACGACGCCGTGCTCCTCACCATGCGGCGGATGAGCGGGGTACGGATCGACCCCGGACGGCGCACGGCCTGGTTCGAGGGCGGAACACGGTGGCGGGACGTCATCGCCGCCGCCGCGGACTTCGGCCTCGCGCCGTTGTGCGGGACCGCGCCGGACGTCGGCGCGGTCGGCTACCACGTCGGCGGCGGCTTGCCGGTGCTGGCCCGCACGTTCGGGTACGCCGCCGATCACGTCCGCGCCTTCGACCTGATCACCGCCGACGGCGTCCGGCGGCGCGTGACGCCGGAAAACGAACCCGACCTGTTCTGGGCGGTACGCGGCGGCAAAAGCAACCTCGGTGTGGTCACCGCCATGGAGATCGATCTGTTCCCGATCACGAGTGTCTACGCCGGACGCCTGGTGTTCCCCGGTGCGGTATCGGCGACGGTGTTCCGGGCCTGGCACGACTGGTCGCGCCAGATGCCGGAGGCGATGAACTCCACCGTGTCCTTCGTGCGGTTCCCCGACAACGAGAAGATGCCGCCCGAGAAGCGGGGACAGTACCTGTTCAACGTCGTCGTGGTGTGGAACGGCGATCCGGAAACGGGTGCGGCCGCGCTTCGGCCACTGCGCGATATGGGGCCCACCGTGGACACCGTCGCTGAACTTCCCTACGCGCGAATCGGTGAGGTCTACGCGGACCCGACCGAGCCCGCCGCCTACGTCGATGCCAGCGGCCTGATCGCAGACCTCGACGACAGCGCGGTCGAGCGGGTGCTGACCGTGGCCGGTCCGGATGCCCTGGAGCCGCCGTTCGCCCTCCAGATCCGCCGGCTCGGAGGTGCCTTGGAGCGCCGGCCCGCCACCGGCGGTGCCATCGGCCACCGCACCGCTTCCGACGCGGTGATCGCCTTCGGCGTGGCGCCGGAACGCGAAGCGGTCCCGGCCGTCCGGGCCCGGTTGGACGCCTCGCTGGCCGTCCTGAAGCCTTCGCTCACCGGCGGAACGCTCCCGAACTTCCTCGGCACCGCCGACACCGCACCCGACGCGGTGCGCACGGCCTACGAAGAAGACGACTTCGCTCGGCTCGTCACGGTCAAGCGCGCCTTCGACCCCGGGAACGTCTTCCGGATCAATCACAACATCCCGGCGTGGGCGAACGCCGGCGGCACCGATGCCGATCAGTCGGCAGCGATCTGA
- a CDS encoding acetyl-CoA carboxylase biotin carboxylase subunit family protein, producing the protein MHILIINRWDDGFSDYGAYLDHGEHEVGYVTVPAHVPRVPLTAKAVEVVAADADDETILAAARRCRDQLGGIDRVLALSEFNLHVGGRIRDEFGVPGPGADDLLRFRDKPLMKETVARAGLRVPFLAVVRNPAEVADFVAEAPGAVVVKPRAGAAARGVRIIPHGADATGHLDGVDFDDLHAEEFIPGTIWHVDGLMWRAEPWFACASRYIGTPLGFSLGEPTASVCDHGPDGARVREFALRCLDALGLTDGAFHLEVIDAPGGPVFLEVGARVGGGHIAWTVRDIHGIDLVEAWIRVQLGEEPAAPAPFTDRVGGALLIPGPAGHRVRRVESLLGRVEGLYEEVLAAPGTVLGADEELLAGLRFAGDDPERVRAAMAEAVELLAAEFDDGADVGGAALLAVPGPRRAVDDAADLDEAGVADAVHPDAAGGEAVGSDVADIEAGSSVQL; encoded by the coding sequence ATGCACATCCTGATCATCAATCGCTGGGACGACGGCTTCTCCGACTACGGGGCCTACCTCGACCACGGCGAGCACGAGGTCGGCTACGTGACGGTGCCGGCGCACGTGCCGCGGGTGCCGCTCACCGCCAAGGCGGTCGAGGTGGTGGCCGCGGACGCGGACGACGAGACGATCCTCGCCGCCGCCCGCCGGTGTCGTGACCAGCTCGGCGGCATCGACCGGGTCCTGGCCTTGTCGGAGTTCAACCTGCACGTCGGAGGCCGGATCCGTGACGAGTTCGGCGTCCCGGGCCCCGGAGCGGACGATTTGCTGCGTTTCCGCGACAAGCCGCTCATGAAGGAGACGGTAGCCCGCGCGGGTCTTCGGGTTCCGTTCCTCGCAGTCGTACGGAACCCAGCCGAAGTGGCGGACTTCGTGGCCGAGGCACCGGGCGCCGTCGTGGTCAAACCGCGGGCCGGTGCCGCCGCGCGCGGGGTCCGGATCATTCCGCACGGCGCCGACGCCACTGGGCACCTGGACGGCGTGGACTTCGACGATCTGCACGCTGAGGAGTTCATCCCCGGCACCATCTGGCACGTCGACGGGTTGATGTGGCGGGCCGAACCGTGGTTCGCCTGCGCCTCGCGCTACATCGGCACGCCCCTGGGCTTCTCCCTCGGCGAACCGACCGCGAGCGTTTGCGACCACGGCCCCGACGGTGCCCGGGTCCGCGAGTTCGCCCTGCGGTGCCTGGACGCGCTCGGGCTGACCGACGGCGCCTTCCACCTGGAGGTCATCGACGCCCCCGGTGGGCCGGTGTTCCTCGAGGTCGGCGCCCGGGTCGGCGGCGGCCACATCGCCTGGACCGTGCGGGACATCCATGGCATCGACTTGGTCGAGGCCTGGATCCGGGTGCAGCTGGGGGAGGAGCCCGCGGCGCCGGCGCCGTTCACGGACCGGGTCGGCGGCGCGCTGTTGATACCGGGCCCGGCCGGCCACCGGGTGCGTCGGGTCGAGAGCCTGCTCGGCCGGGTCGAAGGGCTCTACGAGGAGGTGCTGGCCGCACCCGGGACGGTCCTGGGCGCCGACGAGGAACTGTTGGCCGGACTGCGATTCGCCGGCGACGACCCGGAGCGGGTGCGGGCGGCGATGGCCGAGGCGGTCGAGCTGTTGGCGGCCGAGTTCGACGACGGCGCCGACGTCGGCGGCGCGGCACTTTTGGCGGTGCCCGGTCCTCGGCGCGCGGTTGATGATGCGGCGGATCTCGACGAGGCCGGGGTCGCCGATGCGGTTCACCCTGATGCGGCCGGAGGCGAAGCGGTCGGCAGCGACGTGGCTGACATCGAAGCGGGCTCGAGTGTTCAGCTCTGA
- a CDS encoding MFS transporter has protein sequence MFSSEPSSPGRHRSRRTLSPLRCYSLRAADTLASTTVETAVPLIVLRTTGSAAWSGASFAAEWILRLAAIPQAGVLVDRVGAGAVYRAAGALRTLFGCSVVAALTVSPAAWWAAVIFGIASGVLCETTYIAAEQLGAGLAESAPERLSRVQAVQVVIDESTRMAGPLLASLLLLLGTAAPIGAITLLSAAAALLAWPIRFGATRGRQEGGQEAHHRLREMARGARIVRDSPVLRRVTVLYSASNLLYALMIVATPPILIHRFGCSEAAIGGVWAAGFCLSVAGVAPARAALERYGPARTGAIAFTALFLAGLAAGVSNTLVLRLLCTVLVLGTLGAVQLLLRTVRSAATPSDAYGTATAAVVLAGLMPNAAAGLLVAAAPGHLSILIIAAALLAGAADAAALRGLTRTTVPILEPQ, from the coding sequence GTGTTCAGCTCTGAGCCGAGCTCTCCAGGTCGCCACCGCTCACGCCGCACCCTCAGCCCTCTGCGCTGCTACTCCCTGCGCGCCGCCGACACCCTCGCCTCGACCACAGTGGAGACCGCGGTCCCGCTCATCGTCCTGCGTACCACCGGCAGCGCGGCGTGGTCCGGAGCCAGCTTCGCCGCCGAATGGATCCTGCGCCTGGCCGCCATCCCGCAGGCCGGCGTCCTGGTCGACCGCGTCGGTGCCGGCGCCGTCTACAGAGCCGCCGGGGCCCTTCGCACGCTCTTCGGATGCTCGGTGGTCGCGGCGCTGACCGTGAGCCCGGCCGCGTGGTGGGCCGCGGTGATCTTCGGCATCGCCTCGGGCGTGCTGTGCGAGACCACGTACATCGCCGCCGAACAACTCGGCGCCGGACTCGCCGAATCCGCACCGGAACGCCTGAGCCGCGTGCAAGCCGTCCAGGTCGTCATCGACGAATCGACCCGCATGGCCGGCCCCTTGCTCGCCTCACTCCTGCTGCTGCTCGGCACCGCTGCCCCCATCGGCGCGATCACCCTACTTTCGGCAGCCGCGGCACTGCTCGCCTGGCCGATCCGCTTCGGCGCGACGCGCGGACGGCAAGAGGGCGGCCAAGAAGCGCACCACCGGCTTCGCGAGATGGCCCGCGGCGCGCGCATAGTCCGCGACTCGCCGGTACTGCGCCGCGTCACCGTCTTGTACAGCGCCTCGAATCTGTTGTACGCCCTGATGATCGTCGCCACCCCGCCGATCCTCATCCACCGGTTCGGCTGCTCCGAGGCGGCGATCGGCGGCGTGTGGGCGGCCGGCTTCTGCCTGTCGGTGGCCGGGGTGGCTCCGGCGCGGGCCGCCCTGGAACGGTACGGCCCGGCCCGGACCGGTGCGATCGCCTTCACCGCACTGTTCCTGGCGGGCCTGGCGGCCGGAGTGTCGAACACGCTCGTCCTGCGACTGCTGTGCACCGTCTTGGTCCTCGGCACGCTCGGTGCGGTCCAACTCCTACTGCGCACAGTACGGAGCGCGGCAACCCCGTCCGACGCCTACGGGACGGCCACCGCGGCCGTCGTCCTGGCCGGGCTGATGCCCAACGCCGCCGCCGGCCTGCTCGTCGCCGCCGCTCCGGGCCACCTCAGCATCCTGATCATCGCCGCCGCGCTGCTGGCCGGCGCGGCCGATGCCGCCGCTCTGCGCGGCCTCACCCGAACCACCGTCCCGATCCTGGAGCCCCAGTGA
- a CDS encoding acetyl-CoA carboxylase biotin carboxylase subunit family protein: MTIRVAVIEPVSSGLALVDRAHALGWQAVVVGAGQPVDVDPNDEAALADALRAEHRRAPLAGILAGCEYYVPAAARIAAALGLPGTDPATVDRARDKALMRAAVAAAGLAGPGYLELQDVRELDLGCARIGFPAVVKPVDSCGSMGVRKVADPAQARAAVAAIHAETRLDLGVPLGRRVIIERYIQGPEFSADGYVLDGETVVVAVTRKLLGPEPYFVELGHLTPADLPAAVRARIGEYARAVVAAVGITRGPFHCELRLAGDEPVLMEIAARLPGDRIVDLLAATEGVDLPTVALAAATGGDPAELGAFRVPRARAAGIRFLTAAGAAFTGLDGFDDLEGEPWTAETEVFLPSGAPVSDPGDFRSRVAAVRFEADSPAHALQRWHEVGDRVRVR, encoded by the coding sequence GTGACCATCCGTGTCGCAGTCATCGAACCCGTCTCCTCCGGCCTGGCCCTGGTCGACCGCGCCCACGCCCTCGGCTGGCAAGCCGTGGTCGTCGGCGCCGGCCAGCCGGTCGACGTCGACCCCAACGACGAAGCCGCGCTGGCCGACGCCCTGCGCGCCGAGCATCGGCGCGCGCCCCTGGCCGGCATCCTGGCGGGCTGCGAATACTACGTGCCGGCGGCCGCCCGCATCGCCGCCGCGCTCGGCCTGCCCGGCACCGATCCGGCGACCGTGGACCGCGCACGTGACAAGGCTCTGATGCGCGCCGCCGTCGCGGCGGCCGGGCTCGCCGGTCCCGGCTACCTCGAGCTCCAGGACGTGCGCGAGCTCGACCTCGGCTGCGCCCGAATCGGCTTCCCGGCGGTCGTCAAACCCGTCGACAGCTGCGGCAGCATGGGCGTGCGCAAGGTGGCCGACCCGGCCCAGGCACGCGCGGCGGTGGCCGCGATCCATGCCGAGACGCGCCTGGATCTCGGAGTGCCGCTCGGCCGGCGGGTCATCATCGAACGCTACATTCAGGGCCCCGAGTTCAGCGCGGACGGCTACGTCCTGGACGGCGAGACCGTCGTGGTCGCGGTGACCCGCAAACTGCTGGGCCCGGAGCCGTACTTCGTCGAGCTCGGCCACCTCACCCCGGCCGACCTGCCGGCGGCGGTCCGCGCGCGGATCGGCGAGTACGCCCGCGCGGTCGTCGCCGCGGTCGGCATCACCCGTGGTCCCTTCCACTGTGAACTCCGGCTGGCCGGCGACGAGCCGGTCCTCATGGAGATCGCGGCCCGCCTGCCCGGTGACCGCATCGTCGACCTGCTCGCCGCCACCGAGGGGGTGGACCTGCCGACCGTCGCCCTGGCGGCGGCCACCGGAGGGGACCCGGCCGAACTCGGCGCCTTCCGGGTCCCGCGGGCCCGGGCCGCCGGTATCCGTTTCCTGACGGCCGCTGGTGCTGCTTTCACCGGCCTGGACGGCTTCGACGACCTCGAAGGCGAGCCGTGGACCGCCGAAACCGAGGTCTTCCTGCCCAGCGGCGCGCCGGTGTCGGATCCCGGCGACTTCCGCAGCCGGGTGGCCGCGGTGCGCTTCGAGGCCGACTCTCCGGCGCACGCGCTCCAGCGGTGGCACGAGGTCGGCGACCGGGTCCGGGTGCGGTGA